A window of the Labrus mixtus chromosome 8, fLabMix1.1, whole genome shotgun sequence genome harbors these coding sequences:
- the LOC132978783 gene encoding large ribosomal subunit protein uL22-like isoform X2 — protein MMSAIDTVRRNKTLLQSMLCGDHRLILTKVHEKDLITERDYNNLKDINKEDVEGHVIKLVDKIMNKGEETCQTFLHLLQTDEDIKTAYPELKNIQLNVTGPLPLPIQATSSNDRDMMPPESKTPKQDDQYQLNSQPNGLCVIINNENQKKAAVKKVAVKKSLKKAAAQKTPVKKAVKKPAAKRSKKAAPIKVVKKTPVKKAPAKKAPAKKTAAKKAKK, from the exons ATGATGTCAGCCATAGACACAGTAAGACGTAATAAAACACTTCTTCAGTCAATGTTGTGCGGAGATCACAGACTAATCCTCACCAAGGTTCATGAGAAGGATCTGATCACTGAACGTGATTACAACAACCTGAAGGACATCAACAAAGAAGATGTGGAGGGCCATGTTATAAAGCTGGTGGATAAGATCATgaataaaggagaggagacatgccAAACCTTCCTTCACCTGCTGCAAACTGACGAAGACATCAAAACCGCTTACCCTGAGCTGAAGAACATACAGCTGAACGTCACCGGCCCGTTACCTCTGCCTATCCAAGCTACTTCAAGTAATGACAGAG ACATGATGCCACCAGAGAGCAAGACGCCAAAGCAG GACGATCAATATCAGCTGAACAGCCAACCGAACGGCCTCTGTGTCATAATTAACAATGAGAATCAGAAGAAGGCTGCAGTGAAGAAAGTAGCAGTCAAGAAGTCCCTGAAGAAGGCAGCAGCCCAGAAAACCCCA GTGAAGAAGGCAGTCAAAAAGCCAGCTGCTAAGAGATCCAAGAAGGCTGCCCCTATAAAGGTGGTGAAGAAGACTCCAGTGAAAAAGGCTCCAGCTAAGAAAGCACCAGCAAAGAAGACTGCAGCCAAGAAGGCCAAGAAGTAG
- the LOC132978785 gene encoding C-X-C chemokine receptor type 4-like has product MSYYELFLEDDFNDTGSGSGSGDLGVDFEEPCNVEHVMTTDLQRVFLPVVYALIFTLGITGNGLVVVVLGCQRRSKCSLTDRYRLHLSAADLLFVLALPFWAVDGALADWRFGAVTCVGVHVIYTVNLYGSVLILAFISLDRYLAVVRATDTNTGGLRQLLAHRLVYVGAWLPACLLAVPDLIFARTQEGGEGATVCQRFYPENNAPLWVAVFHLQLVLVGLVIPGLVLLVCYCVIVTRLTRGPLGGQRQKRRAVRTTIALVLCFFVCWLPYGAGISVDALLRLEVLPHGCSLEAVLGVWLAVAEPMAFAHCCLNPLLYAFLGAGFKSSARRALTLSRASSLKILPRRRPGTSTTTESESSSLHSS; this is encoded by the exons ATGTCGTACTATGAG CTCTTCCTGGAGGACGACTTCAATGACACCGGCTCAGGCTCTGGTTCCGGGGACCTTGGTGTGGATTTTGAGGAGCCGTGTAATGTGGAGCACGTGATGACTACTGACCTTCAGCGGGTCTTCCTCCCTGTGGTCTACGCCCTCATCTTCACTCTGGGTATCACAGGGAACGGCCTGGTTGTGGTGGTGCTCGGCTGCCAACGCAG gtCAAAGTGCAGCCTCACAGACCGATATCGTCTCCACCTTTCTGCAGCTGACCTCCTCTTTGTCTTGGCACTACCGTTCTGGGCCGTGGATGGAGCTCTGGCTGACTGGCGCTTCGGGGCAGTCACTTGTGTTGGTGTTCATGTTATCTACACAGTCAACCTGTATGGCAGTGTGCTCATCCTGGCTTTCATCAGCCTGGACCGCTACCTGGCAGTGGTGCGAGCCACGGACACAAACACGGGTGGGCTGAGGCAGCTTCTGGCACACAGACTGGTCTATGTGG GTGCCTGGTTGCCCGCTTGTCTCCTCGCAGTGCCGGACTTGATTTTCGCCCGGACCCAGGAAGGGGGAGAGGGGGCCACTGTCTGCCAGCGGTTCTACCCAGAGAACAACGCTCCTCTCTGGGTCGCAGTCTTCCACCTGCAGCTGGTGCTGGTGGGTCTGGTGATCCCTGGTCTGGTCCTCCTCGTGTGCTACTGCGTCATCGTCACCAGGCTGACCCGGGGCCCTCTGGGGGGTCAGAGGCAGAAGCGTAGAGCTGTCCGGACTACCATCGCACtggttctgtgtttttttgtgtgctggcTGCCGTATGGTGCGGGGATCTCTGTGGACGCTCTGCTGCGGTTGGAGGTGCTGCCCCACGGCTGCAGCCTGGAGGCCGTGTTGGGCGTGTGGCTGGCGGTGGCCGAGCCCATGGCTTTCGCACACTGCTGCCTGAACCCGCTGCTGTACGCCTTCCTAGGAGCTGGGTTCAAGAGCTCGGCACGCAGAGCACTCACTCTGAGCAGAGCGTCAAGTTTGAAGATTTTACCTCGAAGACGCCCCGGGACTTCCACCACCACTGAGTCTGAGTCGTCCAGTTTACATTCCAGCTAG
- the si:ch211-227n13.3 gene encoding uncharacterized protein si:ch211-227n13.3 isoform X4, with translation MYCRRSSRTPKPSRKIIPRSPSPNEEVIQRRCLSTRQRKTVLKKTKASNSVVKTNTRRDGDILDLLNSTHRSKSDTEENEGQLGEVTDRGVDESDEDGGSVNSSIASGPSIFFDVSPKKASTSHLCSICQKKYQNAKKMKAPIKDRLLDTDPKSLTCDQWVMIKSWRQRRLPNTRGYDYVEKLLTHVTLVKRRLRFKTGLNQTEQSVREGESSACSRPHTFLQRNLRQCVRAPVKRVMKKNRRKRKRDASRGPRVAKRQRLHSNTHRRLVGAGRDDVNGHHTTSSVSSPPAPERSSDEESDTVTVEIIPCSVTLEPIRDAPAAQKAAKKRGGFRDLLTQLRGTRSMIVRETH, from the exons ATGTATTGCCGACGCTCCTCCAGAACACCAAAGCCCTCCAGGAAGATAATCCCGAGGAGCCCGAGCCCCAATGAAGAAGTGATCCAGCGCAGGTGCTTGAGTACGAGACAGAGGAAGACTGTGCTGAAGAAAACTAAAGCCAGCAACAGCGTAGTAAAAACAAATACGAGAAGAGATGGAGACATTCTGGACTTACTCAACAGTACACACAGGTCTAAGAGTGATACTGAGGAGAATGAAGGACAACTTGGAGAGGTGACTGATAGAGGAGTGGACGAGTCAGATGAAGACGGTGGCTCTGTGAACAGCAGCATCGCTTCTGGTCCTTCCATCTTCTTTGATGTCTCCCCAAAGAAAGCGAGCACGTCGCACTTGTGCTCAATCTGTCAAAAAAAGTACCAGAACGCTAAAAAGATGAAAGCCCCAATCAAGGACAGACTCTTAGACACTG atCCAAAGTCCCTGACATGTGACCAATGGGTTATGATCAAGAGCTGGAGACAGAGGAGGCTGCCCAATACAAGAGGGTACGACTATgtgga GAAACTTTTGACCCATGTCACACTGGTTAAAAGACGACTGAGGTTTAAGACGGGTTTAAATCAGACTGagcagagtgtgagagagggagaatcaTCAGCCTGCTCGAGGCCGCACACTTTCCTTCAGAG GAACCTCAGACAGTGTGTCAGAGCGCCAGTGAAAAGAGTGATGAAGAagaacaggaggaagaggaaaagagacgCTTCTCGTGGCCCACGTGTCGCCAAGCGGCAGCGTCTCCACAGCAACACTCACCGTCGGCTAGTTGGCGCAGGCCGCGATGATGTCAACGGTCATCACACAACCAGCAGTGTCAGCAGCCCGCCTGCTCCTGAGCGTTCCAGCGATGAAGAATCGGACACTGTGACTGTTGAGATAATTCCATGTTCGGTCACTCTTGAGCCCATCAGAGACGCCCCGGCCGCTCAGAAAGCAGCGAAGAAGAGAGGTGGCTTCAGAGACTTGCTCACCCAACTGAGGGGCACCCGCAGCATGATCGTCAGAGAAACACATTAG
- the si:ch211-227n13.3 gene encoding uncharacterized protein si:ch211-227n13.3 isoform X3, producing MNDCNYWEEVQKPLTDCCYEADGLESVFHKSILQVDYHRSYQFSFKLTRSMYCRRSSRTPKPSRKIIPRSPSPNEEVIQRRCLSTRQRKTVLKKTKASNSVVKTNTRRDGDILDLLNSTHRSKSDTEENEGQLGEVTDRGVDESDEDGGSVNSSIASGPSIFFDVSPKKASTSHLCSICQKKYQNAKKMKAPIKDRLLDTDPKSLTCDQWVMIKSWRQRRLPNTRGNLRQCVRAPVKRVMKKNRRKRKRDASRGPRVAKRQRLHSNTHRRLVGAGRDDVNGHHTTSSVSSPPAPERSSDEESDTVTVEIIPCSVTLEPIRDAPAAQKAAKKRGGFRDLLTQLRGTRSMIVRETH from the exons ATGAACGATTGTAATTACTGGGAAGAAGTTCAGAA GCCTTTGACTGACTGCTGCTATGAGGCAGATGGCTTGGAGTCAGTCTTTCATAAATCGATACTCCAAGTAGACTATCATAG GTCGTACCAGTTTAGTTTTAAGTTGACGAGATCCATGTATTGCCGACGCTCCTCCAGAACACCAAAGCCCTCCAGGAAGATAATCCCGAGGAGCCCGAGCCCCAATGAAGAAGTGATCCAGCGCAGGTGCTTGAGTACGAGACAGAGGAAGACTGTGCTGAAGAAAACTAAAGCCAGCAACAGCGTAGTAAAAACAAATACGAGAAGAGATGGAGACATTCTGGACTTACTCAACAGTACACACAGGTCTAAGAGTGATACTGAGGAGAATGAAGGACAACTTGGAGAGGTGACTGATAGAGGAGTGGACGAGTCAGATGAAGACGGTGGCTCTGTGAACAGCAGCATCGCTTCTGGTCCTTCCATCTTCTTTGATGTCTCCCCAAAGAAAGCGAGCACGTCGCACTTGTGCTCAATCTGTCAAAAAAAGTACCAGAACGCTAAAAAGATGAAAGCCCCAATCAAGGACAGACTCTTAGACACTG atCCAAAGTCCCTGACATGTGACCAATGGGTTATGATCAAGAGCTGGAGACAGAGGAGGCTGCCCAATACAAGAGG GAACCTCAGACAGTGTGTCAGAGCGCCAGTGAAAAGAGTGATGAAGAagaacaggaggaagaggaaaagagacgCTTCTCGTGGCCCACGTGTCGCCAAGCGGCAGCGTCTCCACAGCAACACTCACCGTCGGCTAGTTGGCGCAGGCCGCGATGATGTCAACGGTCATCACACAACCAGCAGTGTCAGCAGCCCGCCTGCTCCTGAGCGTTCCAGCGATGAAGAATCGGACACTGTGACTGTTGAGATAATTCCATGTTCGGTCACTCTTGAGCCCATCAGAGACGCCCCGGCCGCTCAGAAAGCAGCGAAGAAGAGAGGTGGCTTCAGAGACTTGCTCACCCAACTGAGGGGCACCCGCAGCATGATCGTCAGAGAAACACATTAG
- the mcm6 gene encoding DNA replication licensing factor MCM6: protein MDVATATAENAGEIVKDELAEKCQKLFQAFLEEFQTGDGEVKYVREAEELIRPERNTLLVSFTDLEGFNQELATTIQEEYYRVYPFLCRAVRNFARDHGNVPLNKEFYVALEELPTRHKIRELSSMRIGTLVRITGQVVRTHPVHPELVSGTFLCMDCQAVIKDVPQQFKYSPPTICRNPVCNNRSRFHLDTHKSKFIDFQKVRVQETQAELPRGSIPRSLEIVLRAEAVETAQAGDRCDFTGTLIVVPDVSQLSTPGVRSETSNRVGGGRQGFEAEGLKGLKALGVRELSYRLAFLACNVAPTNPRFGGKELREEEQTAESIKSQMTEKEWEKVFEMSQDKNLYHNLCTSLFPTIHGNDEVKRGILLMLFGGVPKTTMERTSLRGDINVCIVGDPSTAKSQFLKHVEEFSPRAVYTSGKASTAAGLTAAVVRDEESHEFVIEAGALMLADNGVCCIDEFDKMDLKDQVAIHEAMEQQTISITKAGVKATLNARTSILAAANPVGGRYDRSKSLKQNVQLSAPIMSRFDLFFILVDDCNEVTDYAIARRIVDLHTRIEESVDRLYSLDEIRRYLLFARQFKPKISSESEEFIVEQYKRLRQRDGSGGTSKSAWRITVRQLESMIRLSEGMARMHCCDEVQPKHVKEAFRLLNKSIIRVETPDINLEQEEELEEEQQEDGNAVTNGVTGINGHDNGVNGTNGHTNGMNGHAEPGSEPKPSLRLSFSDYRRISNLLVLHLRKVEEAEEEEELKKSAVVNWYLKEIESEIDSEEELVNKKGLIEKVLHRLVHYDHILIELSQAGLKGSESVSTEEEAVLVVNPNYTLED, encoded by the exons ATGGATGTTGCCACAGCAACAGCGGAGAATGCCGGAGAGATTGTGAAGGACGAGTTGGCTGAAAAATGTCAGAAGTTATTCCAGGCTTTCTTGGAGGA GTTTCAGACCGGGGATGGGGAGGTGAAGTATGTCCGGGAGGCCGAGGAGCTGATCCGGCCTGAGAGGAACACTCTGCTGGTGAGCTTCACAGACCTGGAGGGCTTCAACCAGGAGCTGGCCACCACCATCCAAGAGGAGTACTACAG agtttACCCGTTCCTTTGTCGGGCAGTGCGGAACTTTGCTCGGGATCATGGGAACGTTCCTCTGAACAAAGAGTTTTACGTGGCCCTTGAGGAACTGCCAACCAGACACAA GATCAGAGAGCTGTCCTCTATGCGTATCGGTACCCTGGTGAGGATCACTGGTCAGGTGGTGAGGACACACCCGGTACACCCTGAACTG GTGAGCGGTACGTTCCTGTGCATGGACTGTCAGGCGGTGATCAAAGACGTCCCCCAGCAGTTCAAATACTCTCCACCAACCATCTGCAGAAACCCCGTCTGCAACAATCGCTCCCGCTtccacctggacacacacaaatccaaGTTCATCGACTTCCAGAAG GTGCGTGTTCAGGAGACGCAGGCTGAGCTGCCTCGCGGATCAATCCCTCGCTCCTTGGAGATCGTCCTGAGAGCCGAGGCCGTGGAGACGGCTCAGGCTGGAGACCGCTGTGACTTCACTGGGACCCTCATCGTTGTACCGGACGTCTCTCAGCTCAGCACTCCTG GTGTGCGATCAGAGACCAGTAACCGAGTCGGAGGTGGGCGCCAGGGTTTTGAAGCTGAGGGTCTGAAGGGCCTGAAAGCTTTGGGAGTCAGAGAGCTGTCATACAGACTGGCCTTCCTGGCCTGCAATGTGGCTCCAACTAACCCACGC TTTGGAGGTAAGGAGCTGCGTGAGGAGGAGCAGACTGCAGAGAGCATTAAGAGTCAGATGACGGAGAAGGAGTGGGAGAAAGTGTTTGAGATGAGCCAGGACAAGAACCTGTACCACAACCTGTGCACCAGCCTCTTCCCCACCATCCACG GGAACGACGAGGTGAAGCGCGGCATCCTGCTGATGCTGTTCGGAGGTGTTCCCAAGACGACGATGGAGAGAACCTCTCTTAGAGGAGACATCAACGTGTGCATCGTCGGAGACCCCAGCACAGCCAAGAGCCAGTTCCTCAA gcaCGTGGAGGAGTTCAGCCCTAGAGCCGTGTACACGAGCGGTAAAGCCAGCACTGCTGCAGGTCTGACGGCTGCTGTGGTCAGAGACGAGGAGTCCCACGAGTTTGTCATCGAGGCCGGAGCCTTAATGCTGGCTGACAAC GGCGTGTGCTGCATTGATGAATTTGATAAGATGGATCTGAAGGACCAGGTGGCGATCCATGAAGCCATGGAGCAGCAGACCATCAGCATCACCAAAGCTGGAGTCAAG gcCACTCTGAACGCTCGCACCTCCATCCTGGCTGCTGCCAACCCTGTGGGCGGGCGCTACGACCGTAGCAAGAGTCTGAAGCAGAACGTCCAGCTCTCTGCCCCCATCATGAGCCGCTTCGACCTCTTTTTCATCCTGGTGGACGACTGTAATGAG GTGACAGACTATGCCATCGCCAGACGCATCGTGGACCTGCACACTCGCATCGAGGAGTCTGTGGACAGGCTGTACTCTCTGGATGAGATCCGCAGATATCTGCTCTTTGCCAGACAGTTCAAACCAAAG ATCTCCAGTGAATCCGAGGAGTTCATCGTCGAGCAGTACAAGCGTCTGCGGCAGCGTGACGGCTCTGGAGGAACGTCCAAGTCGGCCTGGAGAATCACGGTGCGGCAGCTGGAGAGCATGATCCGCCTCTCAGAGGGCATGGCCCGCATGCACTGCTGTGACGAG GTGCAACCAAAACATGTGAAGGAAGCTTTCCGTCTTCTGAACAAGTCCATCATCAGAGTGGAGACGCCCGACATCAacctggagcaggaggaggagctggaggaggagcagcaggaggatg GAAACGCTGTCACTAACGGAGTGACTGGTATAAACGGCCATGATAACGGTGTAAATGGCACTAACGGTCACACCAACGGTATGAACGGCCATGCTGAGCCTGGCAGCGAACCCAAACCTTCTCTTCGCCTGTCCTTCAGTGATTACAGACGCATCTCCAACCTGCTGGTACTGCATTTAAGAAAAGTGGAGGAGG ctgaggaagaggaggagctgaagaaaagTGCAGTGGTGAACTGGTATCTGAAGGAGATCGAGTCAGAGATCGACTCTGAGGAGGAGCTCGTCAATAAGAAGGGTCTGATAGAGAAGGTCCTCCACAGGCTGGTGCACTAC GATCACATCCTCATCGAGCTGTCCCAGGCTGGTCTGAAGGGCTCAGAGTCTGTGAGCACTGAAGAAGAGGCTGTTCTTGTCGTCAATCCAAACTACACCCTGGAAGATTAA
- the si:ch211-227n13.3 gene encoding uncharacterized protein si:ch211-227n13.3 isoform X1, which produces MNDCNYWEEVQKPLTDCCYEADGLESVFHKSILQVDYHRSYQFSFKLTRSMYCRRSSRTPKPSRKIIPRSPSPNEEVIQRRCLSTRQRKTVLKKTKASNSVVKTNTRRDGDILDLLNSTHRSKSDTEENEGQLGEVTDRGVDESDEDGGSVNSSIASGPSIFFDVSPKKASTSHLCSICQKKYQNAKKMKAPIKDRLLDTDPKSLTCDQWVMIKSWRQRRLPNTRGYDYVEKLLTHVTLVKRRLRFKTGLNQTEQSVREGESSACSRPHTFLQRNLRQCVRAPVKRVMKKNRRKRKRDASRGPRVAKRQRLHSNTHRRLVGAGRDDVNGHHTTSSVSSPPAPERSSDEESDTVTVEIIPCSVTLEPIRDAPAAQKAAKKRGGFRDLLTQLRGTRSMIVRETH; this is translated from the exons ATGAACGATTGTAATTACTGGGAAGAAGTTCAGAA GCCTTTGACTGACTGCTGCTATGAGGCAGATGGCTTGGAGTCAGTCTTTCATAAATCGATACTCCAAGTAGACTATCATAG GTCGTACCAGTTTAGTTTTAAGTTGACGAGATCCATGTATTGCCGACGCTCCTCCAGAACACCAAAGCCCTCCAGGAAGATAATCCCGAGGAGCCCGAGCCCCAATGAAGAAGTGATCCAGCGCAGGTGCTTGAGTACGAGACAGAGGAAGACTGTGCTGAAGAAAACTAAAGCCAGCAACAGCGTAGTAAAAACAAATACGAGAAGAGATGGAGACATTCTGGACTTACTCAACAGTACACACAGGTCTAAGAGTGATACTGAGGAGAATGAAGGACAACTTGGAGAGGTGACTGATAGAGGAGTGGACGAGTCAGATGAAGACGGTGGCTCTGTGAACAGCAGCATCGCTTCTGGTCCTTCCATCTTCTTTGATGTCTCCCCAAAGAAAGCGAGCACGTCGCACTTGTGCTCAATCTGTCAAAAAAAGTACCAGAACGCTAAAAAGATGAAAGCCCCAATCAAGGACAGACTCTTAGACACTG atCCAAAGTCCCTGACATGTGACCAATGGGTTATGATCAAGAGCTGGAGACAGAGGAGGCTGCCCAATACAAGAGGGTACGACTATgtgga GAAACTTTTGACCCATGTCACACTGGTTAAAAGACGACTGAGGTTTAAGACGGGTTTAAATCAGACTGagcagagtgtgagagagggagaatcaTCAGCCTGCTCGAGGCCGCACACTTTCCTTCAGAG GAACCTCAGACAGTGTGTCAGAGCGCCAGTGAAAAGAGTGATGAAGAagaacaggaggaagaggaaaagagacgCTTCTCGTGGCCCACGTGTCGCCAAGCGGCAGCGTCTCCACAGCAACACTCACCGTCGGCTAGTTGGCGCAGGCCGCGATGATGTCAACGGTCATCACACAACCAGCAGTGTCAGCAGCCCGCCTGCTCCTGAGCGTTCCAGCGATGAAGAATCGGACACTGTGACTGTTGAGATAATTCCATGTTCGGTCACTCTTGAGCCCATCAGAGACGCCCCGGCCGCTCAGAAAGCAGCGAAGAAGAGAGGTGGCTTCAGAGACTTGCTCACCCAACTGAGGGGCACCCGCAGCATGATCGTCAGAGAAACACATTAG
- the si:ch211-227n13.3 gene encoding uncharacterized protein si:ch211-227n13.3 isoform X2, with protein MNDCNYWEEVQKPLTDCCYEADGLESVFHKSILQVDYHRSYQFSFKLTRSMYCRRSSRTPKPSRKIIPRSPSPNEEVIQRRCLSTRQRKTVLKKTKASNSVVKTNTRRDGDILDLLNSTHRSKSDTEENEGQLGEVTDRGVDESDEDGGSVNSSIASGPSIFFDVSPKKASTSHLCSICQKKYQNAKKMKAPIKDRLLDTDPKSLTCDQWVMIKSWRQRRLPNTRGKLLTHVTLVKRRLRFKTGLNQTEQSVREGESSACSRPHTFLQRNLRQCVRAPVKRVMKKNRRKRKRDASRGPRVAKRQRLHSNTHRRLVGAGRDDVNGHHTTSSVSSPPAPERSSDEESDTVTVEIIPCSVTLEPIRDAPAAQKAAKKRGGFRDLLTQLRGTRSMIVRETH; from the exons ATGAACGATTGTAATTACTGGGAAGAAGTTCAGAA GCCTTTGACTGACTGCTGCTATGAGGCAGATGGCTTGGAGTCAGTCTTTCATAAATCGATACTCCAAGTAGACTATCATAG GTCGTACCAGTTTAGTTTTAAGTTGACGAGATCCATGTATTGCCGACGCTCCTCCAGAACACCAAAGCCCTCCAGGAAGATAATCCCGAGGAGCCCGAGCCCCAATGAAGAAGTGATCCAGCGCAGGTGCTTGAGTACGAGACAGAGGAAGACTGTGCTGAAGAAAACTAAAGCCAGCAACAGCGTAGTAAAAACAAATACGAGAAGAGATGGAGACATTCTGGACTTACTCAACAGTACACACAGGTCTAAGAGTGATACTGAGGAGAATGAAGGACAACTTGGAGAGGTGACTGATAGAGGAGTGGACGAGTCAGATGAAGACGGTGGCTCTGTGAACAGCAGCATCGCTTCTGGTCCTTCCATCTTCTTTGATGTCTCCCCAAAGAAAGCGAGCACGTCGCACTTGTGCTCAATCTGTCAAAAAAAGTACCAGAACGCTAAAAAGATGAAAGCCCCAATCAAGGACAGACTCTTAGACACTG atCCAAAGTCCCTGACATGTGACCAATGGGTTATGATCAAGAGCTGGAGACAGAGGAGGCTGCCCAATACAAGAGG GAAACTTTTGACCCATGTCACACTGGTTAAAAGACGACTGAGGTTTAAGACGGGTTTAAATCAGACTGagcagagtgtgagagagggagaatcaTCAGCCTGCTCGAGGCCGCACACTTTCCTTCAGAG GAACCTCAGACAGTGTGTCAGAGCGCCAGTGAAAAGAGTGATGAAGAagaacaggaggaagaggaaaagagacgCTTCTCGTGGCCCACGTGTCGCCAAGCGGCAGCGTCTCCACAGCAACACTCACCGTCGGCTAGTTGGCGCAGGCCGCGATGATGTCAACGGTCATCACACAACCAGCAGTGTCAGCAGCCCGCCTGCTCCTGAGCGTTCCAGCGATGAAGAATCGGACACTGTGACTGTTGAGATAATTCCATGTTCGGTCACTCTTGAGCCCATCAGAGACGCCCCGGCCGCTCAGAAAGCAGCGAAGAAGAGAGGTGGCTTCAGAGACTTGCTCACCCAACTGAGGGGCACCCGCAGCATGATCGTCAGAGAAACACATTAG
- the LOC132978783 gene encoding histone H1-I-like isoform X1, with the protein MMSAIDTVRRNKTLLQSMLCGDHRLILTKVHEKDLITERDYNNLKDINKEDVEGHVIKLVDKIMNKGEETCQTFLHLLQTDEDIKTAYPELKNIQLNVTGPLPLPIQATSSNDRDMMPPESKTPKQDDQYQLNSQPNGLCVIINNENQKKAAVKKVAVKKSLKKAAAQKTPVKKAVKKPTAKKTQVKKAVKKPAAKRSKKAAPIKVVKKTPVKKAPAKKAPAKKTAAKKAKK; encoded by the exons ATGATGTCAGCCATAGACACAGTAAGACGTAATAAAACACTTCTTCAGTCAATGTTGTGCGGAGATCACAGACTAATCCTCACCAAGGTTCATGAGAAGGATCTGATCACTGAACGTGATTACAACAACCTGAAGGACATCAACAAAGAAGATGTGGAGGGCCATGTTATAAAGCTGGTGGATAAGATCATgaataaaggagaggagacatgccAAACCTTCCTTCACCTGCTGCAAACTGACGAAGACATCAAAACCGCTTACCCTGAGCTGAAGAACATACAGCTGAACGTCACCGGCCCGTTACCTCTGCCTATCCAAGCTACTTCAAGTAATGACAGAG ACATGATGCCACCAGAGAGCAAGACGCCAAAGCAG GACGATCAATATCAGCTGAACAGCCAACCGAACGGCCTCTGTGTCATAATTAACAATGAGAATCAGAAGAAGGCTGCAGTGAAGAAAGTAGCAGTCAAGAAGTCCCTGAAGAAGGCAGCAGCCCAGAAAACCCCA GTGAAGAAGGCAGTCAAAAAGCCAACAGCCAAGAAAACCCAGGTGAAGAAGGCAGTCAAAAAGCCAGCTGCTAAGAGATCCAAGAAGGCTGCCCCTATAAAGGTGGTGAAGAAGACTCCAGTGAAAAAGGCTCCAGCTAAGAAAGCACCAGCAAAGAAGACTGCAGCCAAGAAGGCCAAGAAGTAG